One segment of Tamlana crocina DNA contains the following:
- a CDS encoding alpha-ketoglutarate decarboxylase, translated as MNAFFSINKKYILLFSIFSFFTSVGISQSSNNAFWENVRFGGGLGLNFGDNFFSATVAPSAIYQFNSTFATGLGLNATFNNQKSVYKSTILGGSLIGLSNILNVLQLSAEFEQLHVNRRYNVNLNTEDDSYWSPALFLGAGYRSGNVTFGVRYDVLYDSSKSIYADPWMPFVRFYF; from the coding sequence ATGAATGCATTTTTCTCAATTAACAAAAAATACATATTGCTTTTTAGCATCTTCTCGTTTTTTACCTCCGTTGGAATATCTCAAAGCAGCAACAATGCGTTTTGGGAAAACGTTCGTTTTGGTGGCGGCCTTGGCTTAAACTTTGGCGACAACTTTTTTAGCGCTACCGTTGCCCCGAGTGCTATCTATCAGTTTAACAGTACGTTTGCGACAGGTTTGGGACTAAACGCGACATTTAACAATCAGAAAAGTGTTTATAAATCTACCATCTTGGGAGGCAGCTTAATTGGGCTTAGCAATATTTTAAACGTGCTTCAGCTTTCGGCAGAATTTGAACAATTACATGTTAACCGAAGATACAATGTAAACCTGAATACCGAAGACGACAGTTATTGGTCGCCCGCCCTATTTTTAGGAGCTGGTTACAGAAGCGGCAACGTCACCTTTGGGGTGAGATACGACGTGCTGTACGACAGTAGCAAAAGTATTTATGCCGACCCTTGGATGCCTTTCGTACGGTTTTATTTCTAA
- a CDS encoding polyprenyl synthetase family protein, with the protein MLSIEEYQQHVVAYLKEYATAKEPENLYRPIDYILNLGGKRLRPVLTLMAAEIFNGDYKEALNAALSIEVFHNFSLVHDDIMDGAPLRRGQKTVHEKWDVNTGILSGDAMLIMAYQLFENYEPITFQALAKLFSKTALEVCEGQQYDMDFETRNDVSVPEYLKMIEYKTAVLVGAALQMGAIVAKASDEDQQAIYEFGRNLGIAFQLQDDYLDAFGDPETFGKQVGGDIIENKKTYLYLKALEFSNETERKELMALFSETPKDTNAKIEVAKRAFVSSGSAEATKKAIDEYTQKAFKTLESLNISEGKKELLKRFGVSLMNRTV; encoded by the coding sequence ATGCTTTCAATAGAAGAATACCAACAGCATGTTGTTGCTTATTTAAAAGAATACGCCACAGCAAAAGAACCCGAAAACCTTTACCGTCCCATAGATTATATTTTAAATTTAGGAGGGAAGCGCCTGCGACCAGTGTTAACATTAATGGCTGCCGAAATTTTTAACGGAGATTACAAAGAAGCCCTCAATGCCGCATTGAGTATTGAAGTGTTCCATAATTTTTCGTTGGTGCACGACGATATTATGGACGGAGCTCCACTGCGCAGAGGCCAAAAAACTGTGCACGAAAAATGGGATGTCAATACGGGGATTCTTTCTGGCGATGCCATGCTGATTATGGCTTACCAATTGTTTGAGAATTACGAACCAATCACGTTTCAGGCGCTGGCCAAGTTGTTCAGTAAAACGGCATTGGAGGTTTGCGAAGGCCAACAATACGATATGGATTTCGAAACCCGAAACGATGTGTCGGTTCCTGAGTATCTCAAAATGATTGAGTACAAAACGGCCGTTTTAGTGGGGGCTGCGCTGCAAATGGGAGCGATTGTGGCTAAAGCGTCAGATGAAGACCAGCAAGCCATTTATGAGTTCGGTAGAAACTTGGGAATTGCATTTCAGCTTCAGGACGACTACTTAGATGCTTTTGGAGACCCGGAAACTTTTGGGAAGCAAGTGGGCGGCGATATTATAGAAAACAAAAAAACCTATCTGTACTTGAAAGCCTTGGAGTTTTCAAATGAAACTGAAAGGAAAGAATTAATGGCTTTGTTTTCGGAAACCCCAAAAGATACCAACGCTAAAATTGAGGTTGCTAAAAGGGCTTTTGTGTCTTCCGGCTCAGCTGAAGCCACAAAAAAAGCGATTGATGAATACACGCAAAAGGCATTCAAAACTTTGGAAAGCTTGAATATTTCAGAAGGTAAAAAAGAGCTTTTAAAACGTTTTGGTGTTAGTTTAATGAATCGCACTGTATGA
- a CDS encoding TetR/AcrR family transcriptional regulator, producing the protein MKEDILKSAVDLFLNYGFKSVTMDDIASAQGISKKTIYQYFENKTVLVEEAVMYLFQTISSGIEDIRDLEKNPIEEILEIKEFLMQHLKDEKSSPQYQLEKYYPKIFKDIKEKQFCVMEDCVACNLERGVKLGLYRKNINIDFISKIYFTCMIALKDKELFPLNNYSMLTLNNNYLEYHLRGICTPEGLKQLDHHLTTNQS; encoded by the coding sequence ATGAAGGAAGATATTTTAAAAAGTGCTGTTGATTTATTTTTAAACTATGGGTTTAAAAGCGTGACCATGGACGATATAGCCAGTGCCCAAGGCATCTCAAAAAAAACGATTTATCAATATTTTGAAAACAAAACGGTTCTTGTTGAAGAGGCCGTTATGTATTTGTTCCAAACCATTTCGAGCGGCATTGAAGACATTCGCGACTTAGAGAAAAACCCTATTGAGGAGATTTTGGAAATCAAAGAATTCTTGATGCAACATCTAAAAGATGAAAAATCGTCGCCCCAATATCAGTTGGAGAAATACTACCCAAAGATATTTAAGGACATTAAAGAAAAACAATTTTGCGTTATGGAAGATTGCGTAGCCTGTAACCTGGAGCGTGGCGTAAAACTTGGCCTATACCGAAAAAATATTAATATCGATTTTATCTCTAAAATCTATTTTACCTGCATGATTGCCCTAAAAGACAAAGAACTTTTCCCTTTAAATAATTACTCAATGCTAACACTCAACAACAATTATTTAGAGTACCATTTGCGTGGTATTTGCACCCCAGAGGGCCTTAAACAATTAGATCATCATTTAACAACAAATCAATCATAA